TTCTGCTTTATTCTTTTTCATGATACAGTCTAACCAGCGGCTGAAAGACTCATTCACAGCATTTTGTAACCGGACACATTTCAGGTTAATCTTCGTAATTATactgtctcactgattatagattgatcccttttcgtgggagacaaaagcggagtatAGATTTTCAGTGTCACGGGTTAGAGACTGAGGGTGCCTAAACCAACGGGGTTTCTTAACAATGTACTTATTCATAAAGATAATCAAACTTCAACACGGCAACCAAGTAACTGAGAACATCTTTAAATCATGCGTTAAATCAGCTTTCATTTTCGAAATATAGCAAAGGGGCCGAATGAATCTGTATTAACCTGAACTGACCGGATTTAAACAGAGATTTACAACCGCCATCAAAAATTTGCAGAGTATTCGTATTAACATAAAAAGAATTCGATAATCATGATGATGTTGTAGCTATTTCAGAgaaattgtgggtggctcttaaaagagccttttttGTATATTGTGTTTTTCAGTACATTGcggatatttacttggagctggtgtacttggtgaccgcctttgtaccttccgacacggcgtgtttggccagctccccgggcagcagcaggcgcacggcggtctggatctcccgggagctgatggtgctgcgtttgttgtaatgggccaggcgggaagcttcacccgcgattcgctcgaaaatatcattcacaaacgaattcatgataCTCATGgctttggaggagatgccggtgtcagggtgaacctgcttcatcactttgtacacgtagatggagtaactttctCTCCTGGATCTTCTACGTTTCTTGCTGCCCTTCGTTGGCGCCTTCTTctgagttttcttggcgcccttcttggaaggtgctgcagttttCTTCTCGTCAACCATGATCACGATCAACTTCAGACGCAGAATAACCGAAATTTCGCTCGGAGCTTGAATTTTATGGACATCCCCAGAACCCTATGCAAATGAAGGATGGGAGATGACCATGTtcatgattggctggtttacaatgatgtcactgCCTGATGTTGAGTGGCGCAGCGGttcgcaccgcatcctcacagctccagcgaccggggttcaattctgggtgctgcctgtgtggagtttgcaagttctccttgtgtctgcgtgggtttgctccgggtgctccggtttcctcccacatgccaaagacttgctggtttataggttaattgcccatgataaaattgcccctagtatcggtaggtggtcgggaaatatagggacaggtaggaatatggaattcgtgtagagttagtataaatgggtggttgatggtcggcacagactcggtgggcctgtttcagtgctgcatctctaaaactaaaactaaaagctaaATCTGTCTGATTGGATATCTAAATTAATCAATCACACTTCATGCCTATCACAGCCACAAACTGACGCAGCAGTCAGATCGTCCAAACCCCTTTGCCCGAACTTAACCATGACTTTCTGAGTCCCTCTGTCTCTTCAAACATTTCCATTTTGCTGGTATGAACACATCTATTTTTTCACCCTGTACATATAATTTCTCGACACTTCCATTCCTTATCAGGATGTACCGGCCTGCTGCACTTCCCTCCATCACCAGGACGGAACCGTCCAGTATAGTTGGGGTCAGACATGGGCAAGTGCAAGCATTGAAGTGCAAGTCTTTAAATCTATGTTGCGTGCCAAATAAGTTTGGTCAGCTGCAGCCACAAGTCaccacatgaaagatttatatagtggcaattacataattctggctgaaactaggcgagcatgggaacttattattactggcTACAAATATTCAGCAAGACAGGTCTGAAAAAATATGGAGGGTTGTGGAGTGGAAAGAGttgatcaaatataatatgataacactggcagCGATGATGTTTTTGAGTTGTTAACAAAAGAATCTATTTGGTCATATATAcggaatatggcaggaggaaatgcatggacattctgggtcgtgtcatgtttgtctttccctgcaggacatgtgagtgtgggtttcattctGTGCCTGTCAGTATGTGATATTTAACTGTGACTTTTACTCCGTATCTGTCAATCTATGGTCAATGATTTTGTGATTTAATTCAGTAATTTCAATCTTCAATAggtgattctgtttttttttctttctctgtaaCATTCAGTTTCTAAGTGGATGATTTTGGGTTTTGTTCTGTACCTATGAGCTtctactgagtgagtgtgggttttgttatgtatctgttaatatctgattttggagtctgggcatttctctttatctgtcaatttctgaattgtgaatttggattttaatctgcacctgtcagtttctggtttgaaaggttgtttgattttgtctctgtacctgttagtaagtggcatttttgtgtagctttacacagcacatgttaattgatgacatgccagcgttgttttcactctacatgt
This DNA window, taken from Heterodontus francisci isolate sHetFra1 chromosome 45, sHetFra1.hap1, whole genome shotgun sequence, encodes the following:
- the LOC137356399 gene encoding histone H2B 7-like — encoded protein: MKTSDWYRTQGSGDVHKIQAPSEISVILRLKLIVIMVDEKKTAAPSKKGAKKTQKKAPTKGSKKRRRSRRESYSIYVYKVMKQVHPDTGISSKAMSIMNSFVNDIFERIAGEASRLAHYNKRSTISSREIQTAVRLLLPGELAKHAVSEGTKAVTKYTSSK